The following is a genomic window from Butyricimonas faecihominis.
CATCACTGCTCTTTTGGCATGATCCAAGCTCATTCCAGTTTGGAACATAACTATCTACGGGATGGTTTTTGGGCTCAATCCATGGCGGATGAGTTGGTTAATCCCAAGATAACAGCTTCTATTTTAGTTCGGATGGAGGATGTCACGGATAAAATCAATGCAGGATTGAATGCCGGGATGTCTGAAAGCGAACGTACGAAGAAGGTGAATGAAATATGCCGGATATTGGAGGCGGAAGCTGTTAAAGGAACCAATCTGGCGGCTAATATAAAGCCGTATTTTAACGGAAATCAATATTTTCTTTCCGTGTTTAAAATCTTCCGGGATGTTCGTTTAGTCGGGGCTCCGAATTCTGCTATCGGTAAATTTGGAGGGGATACGGATAACTGGACATGGCCGCGTCACACGGGTGATTTTTCCGTTTTGCGTATTTATGCGGGACCGGACAATGAGCCGGCAGCTATATCAGATAAGAACGTGCCTTATAAACCGGCTAAATTCTTTAAGATTTCTGCACGGGGGGTGCAAGAAGGTGATTTTACTATGGTTTTCGGTTATCCCGGAACGACAAACGAGTACCTGACTTCTTACGCGATAGATCAAATTGCTTCTGTTGAAGACCCGCATAAGATCAAAATCCGCACAGCAAAATTGGCGGTAATCAATGCCGCCATGGAGTCGGATGAATTGTTGCGTATAAAATATGCTGCTAAAGCTGCAAGTGTTGCTAATGCTTGGAAAAAATGGCAGGGAGAGATTAAAGGATTGGATCGTTTCAGAACGGCTGATAATAAAAGAGTTCTTGAAAATAATTTCAACAACTGGGCTAAAAGTAATGGAAAAACCGAGTATATCGGTTTGACGGATCGTTACAAAGCGTTATATGACGCTCGTAAAGAATATGTTCTGGCTGCAGCTTATGCTTCGGAGGCCGGATTGGGAGGTGCAGAAATCATAAAATTTGCCCGTGAAATAGAACAGGTATTGGATAACTATGACAAATTTCCGGATAAGGAACAGCTTAAAACATCTTTGAAAAATTACGTTGAGGCCTTCTATAAAGATTACGATGTGACCACGGATCAACGGATATTGACCGAAATGTTCAAGTTGTATAATAATGAGGAAGTCGGAGACCAATGGATACCGTCAGTCGTTCGTTTGAGCCCGAAATATGCTAAACTGAACGCTCCCGATCGTTATGCTGCCGACTTGTTTAAAAAATCAATATTCACGCATAAGGATAATTTGCTGAAATTCATCGACAATTTATCAGAGAAATCAATCACGAAAATTGAAAAAGATCCGATTCTTGGAGTAGCGACCGGAATTTACACGTTGTACGCGGATAAAATTCGTCCCGAATTGAGCCGGATTGAAAATGAATTGAAATTATTGAATCGGTTGTGGATTGCCGGATTGATGGAGATGCAGCCCGATAAAACATTCTATCCGGATGCGAATTCAACCTTACGTGTAGCATATGGAAAAGTTGCCGGATACCATGCAACTGACGCTGTTTATTACACGCACTACACGACATTGAAAGGTATCATGGAAAAGGATAATCCAAATATCTATGATTATGATGTACCCCAGAAATTACGGGATTTGTACAAGAATCGGGATTTCGGCCCTTACACTCAAGACGGGGAAGTTCCTGTTTGCTTTATCGCGACGAATCACACGACTGGCGGTAATTCCGGTAGTCCGGTTCTGGATGCAGAAGGTAATTTGATCGGTTTAAACTTTGACCGTGCTTGGGAAGGTGTGATGTCAGATATGCAATATAGCCCAGAGATTTGTCGGAATATTGCTGTTGATATTCGCTATGTCCTGTTTATCATTGATAAATATGCAGGAGCGCAAAGATTGATTGACGAGATGGTAATCATTCATTAAGTAATAAAAAATCGGGAGTAAAACTCCCGATTTTCTTTTATCCTAAGCGTTTGTTTACAACGTCCCAGTTTATAATGTTCCAATAATTTTCAATGTATTTCGGACGAGCGTTTTGGGTGTCCAAATAGTAAGCGTGTTCCCAGACATCAATTGTCAACACGGGTTTCTTTCCATGTTTCAGTGGAGTATCTGCATTACCGGTTTGTACGATTTCCAGTTTCCCCTTTTTGTCCACAACCAACCAGGCCCATCCTGAACCAAATAAGGTGGTGGCTGCTTTAGCAAACGCTTCCTTGAAGGCATCGAAACTTCCAAATGATTTATCAATCAATTCCTTTATTTTTCCTGTCGGAGCGACTTGTGCTGCATGATGAGCTTGGAAAGTCTCGAAATAGAAAATATGATTATATGTTTGTGCTGCATTATTGAAAATACCACCTTCGGATTTGATCACGATACCTTCTAAACACATTTTTTCGAATTCGGTACCCACGATTAAATTATTCAGGTTTGTAATATAAGTTGCGAGATGTTTTCCGTAGTGATATTGGATAGTACGTTCGCTGATATAAGGTTCTAACGCATTTTCTTTATAGGGTAGAGGGGGTAATTTAAATTTGTTATCCTCACCTTTTGTATTTATAACCTCTGATGACATCAACACATCCAATTCTTTGTACTCTTCTGTTTTCATATCCTTATGTTTTAAATTAAACTGCTTTTAAATTTACAAATTCTATACTAAGGATACGATAAAATATGAATAAAGTTACTGCTTTCTATGAAAAAAATAAAACGGGTAGTGAAAATGATAACTACCCGTATTTGTTCTACGTATATAGAAAACTCTATTTGCTTAATTTAGCTCCGAATTCAAATGTTTTTAGGTTAGATGAAAAAGTTTCAACAAAAGTTTTAATCATTGCCTGTTGCTCAGCCGGTAATTCTGCGCTGCTTAAAATAAGCGGAACTGCTGCAAGAAGAGTTTTCACGTAAGATGTACCTAAATATACCGTCAATTCATTATTTACAATTTTGTAATTCAAATCAATAGATTTCACGGGAATTGTACCTAACAATTCTTTAAAACCATCACTTTGTGTACTGACCTTTATAATATCTTTTTGAATAGTGTAAGTCGTCTTTAAAGTTGCAGGCTGATCATTCATGGTCATAAATATTTCCATTTCGGTTTCAGATGTAAAATTGATTCCTCGGAAATATAGAGACATGTATTTATTCGCAATTCCCGGCAACGCCATTTTAATTATGGCAACATTAATCCCTGTTTCGCTAATTCCCGGTATTCCTTCTGGGATAACCCCTGATGGAATCAATCCTTCGGGAAAACTGATCTCATCGCCATTATACTCAAATTTAAAATGAATATCACTTGTCTTTTTTGTATAATTCCAAGTCCCGATAAGGTCTTTATCGTTATTATCATCATCATCATCGCTACAAGAGAAACATGCAACTGCCACAAATAGTACAGAGATCAAGTAAATTAATTTGTTTTTCATATCTAGATAAATTTAAAATGTGTTTATAGTTTTATTGTTATAGATGCCCCGAATCGAGAGGGAGCCCCAGATTGCCCGGATTTCATGTATTCTGGTAAATTCTTGCCCACGGGGCTGTTGAACATGTAGCAAAAGAAACTTTTATCCAAAATGTTCTTACCCCACACGTGGAAATCGATGTGTTTACCGGAAATGCCCAAATCCATGTTCCAAAGGAAATAAGGATCTTGTTTCATGGTGTTCGCCTCATCAAAATATTGGGTCCCGAAACCGGTAACAGACGTGGTTGCTGTGAAAGATTTGAATAATGAGAACTTGATTGCTTTGGAGTACGCTACCCCTGTGTTCATCGTGAATTCCGGGGCCATGACAATTTTATTCCCCTCGTATTCCTTGGTTAAGTGGTGGTAGCATTCCGAATTACTATATCCTGAGGAAAGGAAATAAACCAATCGTGGCAGACATTCCCAGCTTAAATCAATTTCCGCTCCAATACTGCGGGCGTCTCCCGCATTTTTAATAATCGGCCCCATCATCTCCATGACAAAAATTTGCTGGTCTTTCCAATCAATATAAAAAAGCGCCCCATTCATGTTAAACCGTCCGTTGGCACTAAAGTATTTAGCTCCAAGTTCGTAATTCCACAAAGATTCTTTACCATATTCCAGTTCTACAACCTGCGTGGTCATTTCATTCGAAATGATATTGTACCCACCGGCTTTATATCCTTTAGATATGTTCAAGTAGGTGGATAACTGCTCGTTCCATTTTTGTAGAATGGAGAATTTGGGCAACCAAGCCGCGTAAGAATGTTTTTCGTCCCAATCATGATAACCGGTGAACTGGCTTGCCCCGTGAAATAACAAACTATCCCGGTAGGAGAGAGACGCTTTCTCGTAATCATACCTGATTCCGGCAGTGACGAACATCCCCGGCAAGAGATTTTTCACGGTAACTTGCCCGTATCCGGCAATTCCCCAAGTAGAGGTGTTATTGTAGTACGATGCTTGATCCAGATCCAGTGGGAGCAACAAGTGACGTTCCGAGCCAAAAGTGGCCAAATAGTCATTCGCCAAGTCTTTGTAAAAACCAAATGTTCCTATTGTCCAATCGATTCTCTCGCCTTGGGAGGACTGGTAATTGATCTCTTGCGTGATCAGATCCTGTTTCGATTTCTTACCATTTTGGAATACATCATGATACGTGAAATCAGCATCCAAAACCTGTTTATCTTTAGCCCGGGAATAGGAAGTGATCCAGTTCAACAGGGTTTGAGAAAAATGTTTCTGAATGTCAATGTACGTGGACAATAAATCCCGTTTATAGGATGCATCCGCATTATAATTGACCCGGTAGCGGTGTACTTTTAAAGAATCAACGGCATGATAAGCGTAGCCATCATCAAAACTATGATTATAGTTCAGACCAAACGCGACCTTCCATGTTGCATCCGTGAACACGCTTCCTTGGTAACGAAGATCGTATGAATCCGATTTGTTCGATTTCCCACCAGTAAAATCATTCTTGAAATACCCGTCCGTGCGATTATAAGCAAAAGATAATTTGTTATATAGAACTTTGTTTATAGGCAAATTAGCCATAACCATGTAATTCTGGGAGTTATAGCTGGAAACTCCTGCTTTTGCCTGCAACGAAAACTTTGTCGCAGGAGGATTTGTTCGGATATTAATCAAACCGATGATACTATTCCGACCGTACAGGGTTGTCTGAGGACCTCGCAGTACTTCTATTTGCTTGATGTCATACAAATCAAATATGAAGGCATTTTTGTCAAAGATCGGGACACCATCCACGTACAAACCGACGGGTGGGGTCCCGGATACCGTTCCAATTCCGCGAACATAGAGCGGTGTTGATAGTTTCAAGCCTCCTTCCTGCATGTAAAAATTCGGAACGATTCCTGACAGGTTCCGAAGATCCGGATTATTCTCGTTCAACAAGTTTTTCCCACTAATCACGCTGAGAGCAACAGGAATCTCGCTAATGGATAATTCCCTTTTTTCAGCCGTGATGACGACTTCTTTTAATTGTTTGATGACACTGAATGTAGAGTCATTTGTCTGCACGGTCTCGGATCGCTGTGCGAACAAATGCCCGGAGATAAATGTCAATAGCAGAATGCTATATATTATCCGCATTTGATGTTGTTTTTAATTAATATATCCCGTAAAATATTTCACTCTTTCCTCTAAAGGATTACAACAAGAGGCTAACAGGCGGGGCCCTTAGTGCTAATGAAACAAGGTTAGGATCGTCATAGGCAGCAAGATAGGTAGCTTGCTTGGTTCTCGATCGATCGTCTGTTATTTTTGAATAAGGAGTGTTTGGAGAGGAAATAATCTCCTCGTCTTCCATCGTCTGGCAATAGTATGTCTCGTTTTTCCCGATCCGGTATTCTATAATTCTTTCCTGTCCCGGAATAGCTTCCGGGGGTCTTATTTCAGTTTGTGAATAGAAACATATCACAAAGAACGCTGAAACAAGCAAATAGACGAATATGTTTACCGATGGTCCGATGAAAAACATGGTGCAAATCTATAAAATAATTGAATAGAGATAACCAAAATTCATTGGGAACATTACTAATTAGAATTATTCTAAATTTTTACAAAATACAATCCGGAATGTTGCATTTATAAAAAAGATGACGATATTTGCACTCGATATAAAATTGTAACAATTACAAATAAATAATGAATACAGTTCAAGGAACACGGGAATATTTACTTAAGTATAACATCAAACCATCTATGCAAAGGATAGCAATTATGGATTATTTGATGGTACACCGGGTACATCCGACAGCTGACGAAATTTACAATGCTTTATATCCGACCATGCCCACGTTGTCTAAAACGACAATATATAACACGATGAAATTGTTCACGGAACAGGGTGCGGTGAAAGCTCTCGTGATTGATGAAAAAAACGTGCGTTTTGACATTGACACGTCAAGTCATGCTCATTTCATGTGTTTGGGGTGCGGTTGCGTGTATGATCTTCCGATTGAGAATCAAGAAGCGATACAATTAGAAGGAGTAGGGGAATTAATCATCACAGAAATTCATCTTTATTACAAGGGGTATTGTAAAAAATGCACCGAAGAGAAAAGAAAAAACATATTATTATAACATTTAAAAAGTGCGTTATGAAAAAATTTATCTGTACTGTATGTGGTTACGTTCATGAAGGAGATGAAGCTCCGGAAATTTGTCCGCAATGTAAACAACCGAAAAGCAAGTTCAAAGAATTAGTTGAAACCGAAGGTGCTTTGACGTTCGTAGACGAACATCGTCTTGGTGTAGCAAAAGGGGTTGATCCTGAAGTTCTTGAAGGATTGAGAGCGCATTTCAACGGGGAATGTTCAGAAGTCGGGATGTATTTGGCTATGAGTCGTCAGGCAGATCGTGAAGGCTATCCGGAGATTGCAGAGGCTTTCAAACGTTACGCTTGGGAAGAGGCAGAACATGCGGCTAAATTTGCAGAATTATTAGGAGAATGTGTTTGGGATACCAAAACGAACTTGAAAAAGCGTATGGAAGCAGAGGCTGGTGCTTGCGAGGATAAAAAACGTATTGCAACCTTGGCTAAAAAATTGGATTTGGATGCTATCCACGATACTGTTCATGAAATGTGTAAGGATGAAGCTCGTCACGGTAAAGGTTTCGAGGGATTATACAATCGTTATTTCAAGTAATCTATCATAGATTGCTTTTATAATATTAAAGAGATCGTCAAGACTTAGACGATCTCTTTTTGTTAGTAAAATAATACATTTTTTATATGTATTTCATGTAACTTTACCTTGTAAGTTCCCGTAACAACACTCGAAATTGAATTTAACACGGAGAATTGTATGAGAACTTATAGATGCGAAGACGTCACTTTATCAGATAGAGGAATTGATAGTAAAGGCTGGTTGTGTAATCCGCAAGAAAAAGGTAAAAAACCGGCAATACTTGTTTTAGGCCCCAAAGATGCCTCGAATAACACGGTATTATTACAATATGCCACGCAATTGGCAAACTATGGTTTTGTTGTTTTAGGAATGGAGGAAACTCAGAATGTGAAAGCAGCCATTGATTATTTGAGCTTGAAAGATGAAGTTGACCCGAATAAAATGTACGCCATGGGAATATGTAACGGAACGAATGAAGTTCTGGCCAGTACAGAAGTGGAAAAACGACTGAAAGCGATCGCTTTAGTGGCAGGATGCTACAAACGCAAAGAGGCATCCCGGGTAAAAATCCCGACAATCGTTATTCACGGAAGAGAAAACGAAAAGGAGTATCAATCTGCTCAACGCGTGTACGACACGATCTGCGCGGAGGAAAAATTAGCTATATGGGAAGGTTCCGTTACTCATGCACAATATTTTGAAGATCCTCTTGTTCTGGATAAAACGGTACGGAATGTCTTCCGTTGGTTTAAAACACATTGACAATCACACTATATTAGGAAAAAAGCCGTCTCTAACTGATAGAGGCGGCTTTATTGTTAGATTTACCCTTATCTAT
Proteins encoded in this region:
- a CDS encoding superoxide dismutase, yielding MKTEEYKELDVLMSSEVINTKGEDNKFKLPPLPYKENALEPYISERTIQYHYGKHLATYITNLNNLIVGTEFEKMCLEGIVIKSEGGIFNNAAQTYNHIFYFETFQAHHAAQVAPTGKIKELIDKSFGSFDAFKEAFAKAATTLFGSGWAWLVVDKKGKLEIVQTGNADTPLKHGKKPVLTIDVWEHAYYLDTQNARPKYIENYWNIINWDVVNKRLG
- a CDS encoding Fur family transcriptional regulator, with the protein product MNTVQGTREYLLKYNIKPSMQRIAIMDYLMVHRVHPTADEIYNALYPTMPTLSKTTIYNTMKLFTEQGAVKALVIDEKNVRFDIDTSSHAHFMCLGCGCVYDLPIENQEAIQLEGVGELIITEIHLYYKGYCKKCTEEKRKNILL
- a CDS encoding S46 family peptidase; translated protein: MRKITLCFLAFILLTLPSLADEGMWIPMLLKKYNIEDMQKAGFKLTAEDIYDINQASLKDAVIGLGNEGSPFHHFCTGEIVSDQGLVITNHHCSFGMIQAHSSLEHNYLRDGFWAQSMADELVNPKITASILVRMEDVTDKINAGLNAGMSESERTKKVNEICRILEAEAVKGTNLAANIKPYFNGNQYFLSVFKIFRDVRLVGAPNSAIGKFGGDTDNWTWPRHTGDFSVLRIYAGPDNEPAAISDKNVPYKPAKFFKISARGVQEGDFTMVFGYPGTTNEYLTSYAIDQIASVEDPHKIKIRTAKLAVINAAMESDELLRIKYAAKAASVANAWKKWQGEIKGLDRFRTADNKRVLENNFNNWAKSNGKTEYIGLTDRYKALYDARKEYVLAAAYASEAGLGGAEIIKFAREIEQVLDNYDKFPDKEQLKTSLKNYVEAFYKDYDVTTDQRILTEMFKLYNNEEVGDQWIPSVVRLSPKYAKLNAPDRYAADLFKKSIFTHKDNLLKFIDNLSEKSITKIEKDPILGVATGIYTLYADKIRPELSRIENELKLLNRLWIAGLMEMQPDKTFYPDANSTLRVAYGKVAGYHATDAVYYTHYTTLKGIMEKDNPNIYDYDVPQKLRDLYKNRDFGPYTQDGEVPVCFIATNHTTGGNSGSPVLDAEGNLIGLNFDRAWEGVMSDMQYSPEICRNIAVDIRYVLFIIDKYAGAQRLIDEMVIIH
- a CDS encoding NADH peroxidase, which encodes MKKFICTVCGYVHEGDEAPEICPQCKQPKSKFKELVETEGALTFVDEHRLGVAKGVDPEVLEGLRAHFNGECSEVGMYLAMSRQADREGYPEIAEAFKRYAWEEAEHAAKFAELLGECVWDTKTNLKKRMEAEAGACEDKKRIATLAKKLDLDAIHDTVHEMCKDEARHGKGFEGLYNRYFK
- a CDS encoding alpha/beta hydrolase — protein: MRTYRCEDVTLSDRGIDSKGWLCNPQEKGKKPAILVLGPKDASNNTVLLQYATQLANYGFVVLGMEETQNVKAAIDYLSLKDEVDPNKMYAMGICNGTNEVLASTEVEKRLKAIALVAGCYKRKEASRVKIPTIVIHGRENEKEYQSAQRVYDTICAEEKLAIWEGSVTHAQYFEDPLVLDKTVRNVFRWFKTH
- a CDS encoding TonB-dependent receptor, whose protein sequence is MRIIYSILLLTFISGHLFAQRSETVQTNDSTFSVIKQLKEVVITAEKRELSISEIPVALSVISGKNLLNENNPDLRNLSGIVPNFYMQEGGLKLSTPLYVRGIGTVSGTPPVGLYVDGVPIFDKNAFIFDLYDIKQIEVLRGPQTTLYGRNSIIGLINIRTNPPATKFSLQAKAGVSSYNSQNYMVMANLPINKVLYNKLSFAYNRTDGYFKNDFTGGKSNKSDSYDLRYQGSVFTDATWKVAFGLNYNHSFDDGYAYHAVDSLKVHRYRVNYNADASYKRDLLSTYIDIQKHFSQTLLNWITSYSRAKDKQVLDADFTYHDVFQNGKKSKQDLITQEINYQSSQGERIDWTIGTFGFYKDLANDYLATFGSERHLLLPLDLDQASYYNNTSTWGIAGYGQVTVKNLLPGMFVTAGIRYDYEKASLSYRDSLLFHGASQFTGYHDWDEKHSYAAWLPKFSILQKWNEQLSTYLNISKGYKAGGYNIISNEMTTQVVELEYGKESLWNYELGAKYFSANGRFNMNGALFYIDWKDQQIFVMEMMGPIIKNAGDARSIGAEIDLSWECLPRLVYFLSSGYSNSECYHHLTKEYEGNKIVMAPEFTMNTGVAYSKAIKFSLFKSFTATTSVTGFGTQYFDEANTMKQDPYFLWNMDLGISGKHIDFHVWGKNILDKSFFCYMFNSPVGKNLPEYMKSGQSGAPSRFGASITIKL